The Microbispora sp. ZYX-F-249 genome has a window encoding:
- a CDS encoding SCO4402 family protein, translating into MVDLVDMVRAMSEVRFPQARGDILSALSALASPEYQQRVWIERDYPREGYYDDFTLNINILYDDTCVLEDPEKAVGIYLKDRIEAAVLADLARALDALFAALGTERSDLEYMQSPLWRRVVESAKSAYRTLCAGNA; encoded by the coding sequence GTGGTCGACTTGGTCGACATGGTACGCGCCATGAGTGAAGTACGCTTTCCGCAGGCAAGGGGAGATATACTATCCGCGCTTTCCGCCCTGGCGAGTCCGGAGTATCAGCAACGCGTATGGATAGAAAGAGACTATCCGCGCGAGGGATATTATGATGACTTCACGCTGAACATAAACATTCTCTACGACGATACGTGCGTCCTCGAGGATCCAGAGAAGGCGGTTGGCATCTATCTGAAAGATCGAATAGAGGCGGCAGTCCTTGCTGACCTTGCCCGAGCTCTTGACGCCCTGTTTGCTGCATTGGGAACAGAGCGAAGCGATCTGGAATACATGCAATCGCCATTATGGAGGCGGGTGGTTGAATCGGCAAAGTCAGCATATAGGACACTCTGTGCAGGAAATGCGTGA
- a CDS encoding tyrosine-type recombinase/integrase, with amino-acid sequence MTQLPDIVTADDRLPATQTFPDRARNPYWVYLDNLQSGESKRTMKGCLDRIARLLFAGHPNANEEHSGELVPWHQLQYEHTIRVRALLIEDNLSPAYINKHLVAMRRVLKEAWRLGLITAEHRDRASDLPMVKGSRLPAGTHVPPESLAAVLGVCDAAAASDKDADRVAGTRDGAMLAALYSTGCRRAELTGLTLADYDPATRSLRVRGKGDKERVVYLIPDAMARVEAWIAVRGRTPGALFPPLRKGGKFRTDPRGWPVHMTPRALGTILDARYTQAAVARRTPHDFRRTFVGELLDAGVDLATVQGLTGHASPATTARYDRRPERRRQEATDKLTLPKPRPPRPKGDPVP; translated from the coding sequence ATGACGCAACTTCCCGACATCGTGACGGCGGACGATCGGCTGCCCGCCACCCAGACTTTCCCCGACCGGGCCCGGAATCCCTACTGGGTGTACCTCGACAACCTCCAGAGCGGGGAGTCGAAGCGCACGATGAAGGGCTGCCTCGATCGGATCGCCCGGCTCCTGTTCGCCGGTCACCCGAACGCGAACGAGGAACACTCCGGCGAACTCGTCCCATGGCACCAGCTCCAGTACGAGCACACCATCCGCGTCCGCGCGCTCCTCATCGAGGACAACCTGTCCCCCGCTTACATCAACAAACACCTCGTGGCCATGCGCCGCGTGCTGAAGGAAGCGTGGCGGCTCGGCCTGATCACCGCCGAACACCGCGACCGCGCCAGCGACCTGCCCATGGTGAAGGGCAGCCGACTGCCCGCCGGGACGCACGTCCCCCCTGAGTCACTTGCCGCCGTGCTCGGCGTGTGCGACGCCGCCGCCGCCTCCGATAAGGACGCCGACCGGGTCGCCGGGACCCGGGACGGGGCCATGCTCGCCGCCCTGTACTCCACCGGGTGCCGCCGCGCCGAACTCACCGGCCTCACCCTGGCCGACTACGACCCCGCCACCCGCTCTCTCCGTGTGCGCGGCAAGGGCGACAAGGAGCGTGTCGTTTACCTCATCCCCGACGCCATGGCCCGGGTCGAGGCCTGGATCGCCGTACGCGGACGCACCCCCGGCGCGCTGTTCCCCCCGCTCAGAAAGGGCGGGAAGTTCCGCACCGACCCGCGCGGGTGGCCCGTGCACATGACGCCGCGCGCGCTCGGCACGATCCTCGACGCCCGCTACACGCAAGCCGCAGTCGCCCGCCGCACCCCACACGACTTCCGCCGCACCTTCGTCGGCGAGCTGCTCGACGCTGGCGTCGACCTCGCCACCGTGCAAGGCCTCACCGGGCACGCCTCCCCCGCCACCACCGCCCGGTACGACCGGCGGCCGGAGCGGCGCCGCCAGGAGGCCACCGACAAACTCACCCTGCCCAAGCCCCGGCCACCCCGCCCCAAAGGAGATCCCGTGCCGTGA